In the Ilumatobacteraceae bacterium genome, one interval contains:
- a CDS encoding ACT domain-containing protein yields the protein MAGETDLAKMLATLDVDRRPGRFAFVSGDHPELRSGAVAMIEETEGTTLVVPVASAREAGLAVEFEAAWLTLTVFSALEAVGLTAAFSAALGEVDIPCNVLAGYHHDHLLVPVDRVDDAVEALLALRSA from the coding sequence GTGGCCGGTGAGACCGACCTGGCCAAGATGTTGGCGACGCTCGACGTCGACCGACGGCCGGGCCGGTTCGCCTTCGTGTCGGGCGATCACCCCGAGTTGCGTTCGGGCGCCGTCGCCATGATCGAGGAGACCGAGGGCACCACCCTCGTCGTTCCGGTGGCGTCCGCTCGCGAAGCGGGCCTCGCCGTCGAGTTCGAGGCGGCATGGTTGACGCTGACCGTCTTCAGTGCGCTCGAAGCGGTCGGACTGACCGCGGCGTTCAGCGCAGCGCTCGGCGAGGTCGACATCCCGTGCAACGTGCTGGCCGGCTACCACCACGATCATCTGCTCGTGCCGGTCGATCGCGTCGACGATGCGGTCGAGGCGCTGCTCGCGCTGCGCTCGGCCTGA